One segment of Rickettsiella grylli DNA contains the following:
- a CDS encoding autotransporter assembly complex protein TamA, with translation MIRKIKSIIAAMTWLNLFFVSSGYTTQCLHITYRIQGLPQALMSPVQQRLNHSLQTLKEPSTEDIQFWSNHGIRDIKKTLEIYGYFKPSIHRTVQKIGENWEVRYQISAGPPLKITTLELSIVNTPDDPQIKNLMNDFPLHQGERFCSKAYEDAKENLLAQVVADGYLSAYFSKHIILINRNAYTAQISLTLNTGPRYYFGPITFKQSILSNRLLERYIPFKVGDPYSSVQLLKLQENLNKSGYFQNVSILDSPINSFNQHQPISLILTPRPSQQYTAGIGYGTDVGVRGTLGWESRYLNKAGHRLSIFSQLSKIQNGFQTTYTFPGKHPNTDNYTINFAIVRKKLAQVTRTTQQIGTTSTCEWNGWQRNLFLNYQVERFNYLNQPTKNARLLTPGINLSYSKSDNPLFSLQGYRFNFRLQGAAQPVLSTVSFLQTELQGKYIFSWNDNNRLLFRGDIGYTLTSNLSNFPPSLLFYAGGSQNIRGYAYQSLGPGRYLLVGSIEYQHRLIRNFYGALFFDAGNAVNDFPIHLQKGAGIGLVWASPLGPLELTAGKALDIPSHPIRFQFTMGFDFL, from the coding sequence ATGATAAGAAAAATAAAATCGATTATAGCCGCTATGACGTGGCTAAACCTTTTTTTCGTCTCTTCTGGGTATACTACGCAATGTCTTCATATAACCTACCGCATACAAGGGTTACCGCAAGCGCTTATGAGCCCTGTTCAACAGCGGCTGAACCATAGCTTACAGACTTTAAAAGAACCTTCCACCGAAGATATCCAATTCTGGTCTAACCATGGAATTCGTGACATCAAAAAAACTTTAGAAATTTATGGTTATTTTAAACCGTCTATTCATCGCACCGTCCAAAAAATAGGTGAAAATTGGGAAGTAAGGTATCAAATTTCCGCAGGCCCTCCTTTAAAAATCACAACGCTCGAACTTTCCATTGTAAATACCCCCGATGATCCCCAGATCAAAAATTTAATGAATGATTTTCCTTTGCATCAAGGCGAACGTTTTTGTAGTAAAGCCTACGAGGATGCAAAAGAAAATTTACTTGCTCAGGTTGTTGCGGATGGTTATCTATCTGCTTATTTTTCTAAACACATTATTTTAATTAATCGGAACGCCTATACCGCTCAAATTAGCTTAACATTAAATACAGGACCGCGTTATTATTTTGGTCCTATTACCTTCAAACAATCTATACTTTCTAATCGCTTATTAGAACGTTATATTCCCTTTAAGGTGGGTGATCCTTATTCTTCGGTACAATTATTAAAATTACAAGAAAATTTAAACAAAAGTGGGTACTTTCAGAATGTATCTATTCTTGATTCTCCTATAAATAGTTTCAATCAACATCAGCCTATTTCTTTAATATTAACACCACGTCCCTCTCAACAATATACCGCAGGGATAGGTTACGGAACAGACGTTGGTGTTCGCGGAACGTTAGGTTGGGAATCCCGTTATCTCAACAAAGCGGGGCATCGTTTAAGTATTTTTAGCCAATTATCTAAAATACAAAACGGTTTCCAAACAACGTACACTTTTCCTGGAAAACATCCGAATACGGATAATTATACTATTAATTTTGCCATCGTTAGAAAAAAACTAGCTCAAGTAACTCGCACGACGCAACAAATAGGCACCACGAGTACATGTGAATGGAATGGCTGGCAACGCAACTTATTTTTAAATTATCAAGTGGAACGATTCAACTATCTCAACCAGCCAACAAAAAACGCACGTTTACTCACTCCAGGTATAAACCTATCGTACAGTAAATCGGATAATCCTCTTTTCTCCTTACAAGGCTATCGATTCAATTTTAGGCTACAAGGTGCCGCTCAACCTGTGTTATCAACCGTTAGTTTTTTACAAACTGAATTACAAGGTAAATACATATTCAGTTGGAATGATAATAACCGATTATTGTTTCGAGGAGACATAGGGTATACCCTCACTTCTAATCTTTCCAATTTTCCTCCCTCTTTGCTTTTTTACGCAGGAGGAAGCCAAAACATTCGGGGTTATGCTTATCAATCTCTCGGTCCCGGTCGTTATTTATTGGTTGGAAGCATTGAATATCAACATCGACTGATCCGTAATTTTTATGGTGCTCTTTTCTTTGACGCTGGAAATGCTGTCAATGATTTTCCGATTCATTTGCAAAAAGGAGCGGGTATTGGCTTGGTGTGGGCATCTCCATTAGGGCCTTTAGAACTGACCGCAGGCAAAGCCTTAGATATTCCTTCACATCCCATACGGTTTCAATTCACGATGGGTTTTGATTTCTTATGA
- a CDS encoding D-alanyl-D-alanine carboxypeptidase family protein, which produces MTGLLGSVVKADPVIPITAPTMAQPTFTPIAPNVNAKAYLLMDAYSGKILASKNIDEHLAPASLTKMMTSYVVSMALQQGRIHLTDLVPISEAAWKTGGSKMFVKVGDKVSVQDLMQGMIVDSGNDACVAMAEYIAGSQESFVNLMNQQAARLGMKNTHFVDVDGLPDPNHYTTARDMSILARALILDFPEDYKWYSQKWFSYNGIKQPNRNRLLWRNPDVDGIKTGHTNEAGFCLAASGQKNGLRLITIVMGAPSDEVRAQDSQKLLTYGFRFFESRKLYNAGENLATTKVWFGERSKIEAGFATDLYVTLPLGFTKKPMMTMVFRPHLKAPLKKGEIIGHANLLVNDKLIASAPLIALENLSKGGVWRNLVDRTSLLLNKI; this is translated from the coding sequence ATGACAGGACTCTTGGGTTCTGTCGTTAAAGCGGATCCAGTAATTCCTATTACAGCGCCTACCATGGCTCAGCCCACATTTACACCGATTGCTCCCAACGTAAATGCGAAAGCTTACTTATTAATGGATGCTTATAGCGGTAAAATTTTAGCAAGTAAAAATATTGACGAACATCTTGCGCCAGCAAGTTTAACAAAAATGATGACTTCTTACGTGGTTTCTATGGCTTTGCAGCAAGGCCGTATACATCTTACTGATTTAGTTCCCATCAGTGAAGCGGCGTGGAAAACGGGGGGCTCTAAAATGTTTGTTAAGGTAGGTGACAAAGTCAGTGTACAAGACTTGATGCAAGGAATGATCGTTGATTCGGGAAATGATGCCTGTGTGGCAATGGCAGAATATATCGCCGGGAGTCAGGAATCGTTTGTTAATTTGATGAATCAGCAAGCTGCACGATTGGGGATGAAAAATACACATTTTGTGGATGTGGATGGATTACCGGATCCTAATCATTATACGACCGCACGGGATATGTCGATTTTAGCCCGTGCTTTAATTCTTGATTTTCCAGAAGATTATAAATGGTATTCGCAAAAATGGTTTTCTTATAATGGGATTAAACAACCTAATCGTAATCGTTTATTATGGCGGAACCCTGATGTTGATGGAATTAAAACGGGGCATACCAATGAAGCAGGTTTCTGCTTAGCCGCTTCGGGTCAAAAAAATGGGTTACGTTTAATTACAATTGTTATGGGCGCTCCTTCCGATGAGGTAAGAGCTCAAGATAGTCAAAAATTATTAACCTATGGATTTCGTTTTTTTGAATCTCGTAAACTCTATAATGCCGGTGAAAATTTAGCGACGACGAAAGTTTGGTTTGGTGAACGTTCTAAAATTGAAGCGGGATTCGCCACCGATCTGTATGTGACACTTCCACTGGGATTCACTAAAAAACCGATGATGACGATGGTTTTTAGGCCTCATTTAAAAGCACCCCTTAAGAAAGGAGAAATTATTGGTCACGCAAACTTACTTGTCAATGATAAATTGATTGCTTCTGCGCCACTGATTGCGTTAGAAAATTTATCCAAGGGTGGTGTGTGGCGAAATTTAGTTGATCGCACGAGTTTGTTATTGAATAAGATTTAA
- a CDS encoding acyltransferase, with the protein MFKVVVNNLYRFLRASLTAILYLISLIVWFIPLMSVGLLRFIFPFTKWRQWTKKLMEHLHRVWLRSNYFLLKYLIPMKWEVTGLDQLILKEWYLLISNHQSWADILILQSIFSNKIPPLKFFLKRELLWTLPIASWACWLLDFPFMHRYSKTKLAQYPELKNKDIETAKKASAQFKKIPTTVANFVEGTRFSKEKHDLQKSPYHYLLRPKAAGIASSLAILGDFFHKILNVTIIYPPGKVSLFDFLSGSIKKIIIDVETITITKEWRGDYKNDRYYRISFQKKLNELWRKKDQLIKLKLQNF; encoded by the coding sequence ATGTTCAAAGTAGTGGTGAATAATTTATATAGGTTCTTAAGAGCCTCGCTAACCGCGATTTTATATCTTATTAGCCTTATCGTTTGGTTTATTCCATTAATGAGTGTCGGTTTATTGCGTTTTATTTTTCCGTTTACGAAATGGCGACAATGGACAAAAAAATTAATGGAACATCTACATCGCGTTTGGCTACGCAGTAATTATTTTCTTTTAAAATACTTAATCCCTATGAAATGGGAAGTGACAGGGCTCGATCAATTAATTTTAAAAGAATGGTATTTACTTATTTCTAACCATCAGTCCTGGGCGGATATACTTATTTTGCAATCTATTTTTAGTAATAAAATCCCACCGTTAAAGTTTTTTCTTAAAAGAGAATTACTGTGGACTTTGCCGATAGCCAGTTGGGCATGTTGGTTATTAGATTTTCCATTTATGCATCGATATAGTAAAACCAAATTGGCTCAATATCCTGAATTAAAAAATAAGGATATTGAAACCGCGAAAAAAGCGAGTGCTCAATTTAAGAAAATTCCGACAACTGTTGCGAATTTTGTTGAAGGCACACGTTTTTCAAAGGAAAAACATGATTTACAAAAATCACCTTATCATTATTTATTACGACCCAAGGCAGCAGGTATTGCCTCTAGTCTTGCTATTTTAGGTGATTTTTTTCATAAAATTCTGAATGTAACGATTATTTACCCTCCGGGTAAAGTCAGTTTATTCGATTTTTTATCAGGGAGTATAAAAAAAATAATTATTGATGTGGAAACAATAACGATTACGAAAGAGTGGCGAGGTGATTATAAAAATGATCGTTATTATCGGATAAGTTTTCAAAAAAAATTAAACGAATTATGGAGAAAGAAAGATCAGCTTATCAAACTTAAATTGCAAAATTTTTAA
- the hemC gene encoding hydroxymethylbilane synthase, giving the protein MSKKKFLRIATRKSPLAYWQATSIKNQLEKIFPFLKITLLPFVTEGDRPSHSLNQWGGKGLFVKELEAALLHGQADIAVHSLKDLPMTLEKGLVLGAICKRCDPRDVLISRSDRLFTQLPPGSYVGTSSLRRQSQLLALRPDLKIGVLRGNIGTRLNKLAAGEFDAIILAAAGLIRLKKTECISEYFEIDHFLPAPGQGALGIECHENDEESLTYISALIHPITHSCVLAERALSRELGGGCQVPLAAYAASLGQDFIRLQAFVGSSDGTTQIKVEKQGPRVEAEKIGFLAAQDLRALGVEEILNKFKRIK; this is encoded by the coding sequence GTGAGCAAAAAAAAATTTTTACGTATTGCCACTCGAAAAAGTCCTTTAGCCTATTGGCAAGCAACAAGCATTAAAAATCAATTAGAAAAAATTTTTCCGTTTTTGAAAATTACGTTACTTCCATTTGTTACAGAAGGAGACAGACCCTCTCATTCTTTAAATCAATGGGGCGGTAAAGGTCTTTTTGTTAAAGAATTAGAAGCTGCTTTACTTCATGGTCAAGCAGACATAGCGGTTCATTCTTTAAAAGATCTTCCTATGACGTTAGAAAAAGGGTTGGTATTAGGCGCTATTTGCAAACGTTGCGATCCTCGTGATGTGCTTATTTCAAGATCGGATCGATTATTCACGCAATTGCCGCCCGGATCTTATGTAGGTACCTCAAGTTTACGTCGTCAGTCACAACTGCTAGCGTTACGTCCAGATTTAAAGATCGGTGTATTAAGGGGAAATATTGGAACGCGTTTAAATAAATTGGCTGCAGGTGAATTTGATGCAATCATTTTAGCAGCGGCAGGTCTTATTCGTTTAAAAAAAACAGAGTGTATTAGTGAATATTTTGAAATAGATCATTTTCTTCCAGCACCCGGTCAAGGCGCATTAGGAATTGAATGTCATGAAAATGATGAGGAAAGTTTAACGTATATTTCTGCGTTGATTCATCCAATCACGCATTCCTGTGTATTAGCGGAGCGTGCGTTAAGTCGGGAATTGGGAGGCGGTTGTCAAGTGCCTTTGGCAGCTTATGCGGCTTCTTTAGGTCAAGACTTCATTCGCCTACAGGCTTTCGTTGGAAGTTCCGATGGCACGACACAAATTAAAGTAGAGAAACAAGGGCCGAGAGTGGAAGCGGAAAAAATTGGATTTTTAGCGGCTCAGGATTTACGTGCGCTTGGCGTTGAAGAAATTTTAAATAAATTTAAAAGAATTAAATAA
- the nth gene encoding endonuclease III yields the protein MNQKKRDTIFQRFQTHNPHPTTELNYTSPFELLIAVILSAQATDKSVNNATQSLFSKANSPKKIVALGLSGLKKYIKTIGLYNTKAKNILKTCKILLANYQGHVPHHREALESLPGVGRKTANVILNTIFHQPTVAVDTHIFRVCNRTSLATGKTPLAVEKKLLQVVPQKYLKNAHHWLVLHGRYICLARKPKCPICIICDLCEYPHKTLLVK from the coding sequence ATGAATCAAAAAAAACGGGATACTATTTTTCAGCGGTTTCAGACGCATAACCCTCACCCAACCACGGAGTTAAATTATACGTCACCTTTTGAGTTATTAATTGCAGTCATTCTTTCTGCTCAAGCGACGGATAAATCCGTGAATAATGCAACCCAATCCTTGTTTAGCAAAGCGAATTCACCAAAAAAAATAGTTGCGTTAGGTTTATCTGGTTTAAAAAAATATATAAAAACAATCGGCTTATATAATACCAAAGCAAAAAATATATTAAAAACCTGTAAAATTTTGCTGGCCAATTATCAAGGGCACGTTCCTCATCATCGTGAAGCGTTAGAGAGTTTACCGGGCGTTGGACGTAAAACCGCTAATGTCATCCTGAATACTATTTTTCATCAGCCCACCGTTGCAGTCGATACGCATATTTTCAGAGTGTGTAATAGAACGAGTCTGGCCACTGGAAAAACACCACTTGCCGTTGAAAAAAAGTTATTACAAGTCGTTCCTCAAAAATACTTAAAAAATGCACACCATTGGCTCGTGCTCCACGGACGTTATATTTGTTTGGCGCGCAAACCCAAATGTCCTATCTGTATCATCTGCGATCTGTGTGAATATCCCCATAAAACGTTATTGGTTAAATAG
- a CDS encoding helix-turn-helix domain-containing protein produces the protein MSRILKELMAELGINESELARRTGIGQPVVHRICSGETDNPKVATLSPIANFFAISISQLIGDEPLPADRIPGTFNPGVQGWRQIPLLTWKQVLYWPDLSEKSTPLPSISTDVPMSQYAYAVSARDTTMEPRFPEGTLLLIDPDLKPNSLDFAIVHIEGHELPHFKQILIDGGHTILKPLNTDFKTLLLDKPHRFLGVMVQSRMDFKKKNN, from the coding sequence ATGAGTAGAATTCTTAAAGAATTAATGGCTGAATTAGGAATTAATGAATCAGAGCTTGCACGACGCACCGGGATAGGCCAGCCCGTAGTCCATCGAATTTGTTCAGGAGAAACAGATAATCCTAAAGTTGCCACGTTAAGTCCAATCGCTAATTTCTTTGCAATTTCCATTAGCCAGCTCATTGGCGATGAACCTTTACCTGCGGATCGTATTCCAGGTACTTTTAACCCGGGTGTTCAAGGATGGCGTCAAATCCCCTTGCTCACCTGGAAACAAGTACTTTATTGGCCGGATCTCTCCGAAAAATCAACACCTCTACCCAGCATTTCGACCGATGTCCCTATGAGTCAATATGCCTACGCTGTTTCTGCAAGAGACACGACCATGGAGCCTCGTTTTCCAGAAGGGACTTTACTCCTGATTGACCCTGATCTAAAACCAAATAGCCTTGATTTTGCTATCGTTCATATAGAGGGACATGAATTACCTCATTTTAAACAAATTTTAATTGATGGAGGGCATACCATTCTTAAACCTTTAAATACCGATTTTAAAACATTGCTATTAGATAAGCCTCACCGTTTTCTCGGTGTCATGGTTCAATCGAGAATGGATTTTAAAAAGAAAAATAATTAA
- the rpsO gene encoding 30S ribosomal protein S15, which translates to MLAKSEILAKYQRFPGDTGSPEVQIALLSGEIEQLNAHFQMHKKDNHSRQGLLKKVDLRRKLLKYFKSVNLQGYLTLIKQLGLRG; encoded by the coding sequence ATGCTGGCTAAAAGTGAAATATTGGCTAAATATCAACGCTTTCCGGGTGATACGGGATCCCCAGAAGTTCAAATTGCGTTATTATCGGGAGAAATCGAGCAGCTCAATGCTCATTTTCAAATGCACAAGAAGGATAATCATTCGCGCCAAGGCCTATTAAAGAAAGTTGATTTGCGTCGAAAATTACTGAAGTATTTTAAAAGCGTGAATTTACAGGGGTATTTAACATTGATTAAGCAGCTTGGCTTACGTGGTTAG